The genome window acAACCTTTCCAATTTTAAATTGACATCAGAACCGACTTTTGCAGTAATAGTATGGGGGGGAGAGAGAATCCAAGGAACTTTCACATGTATTTCACTCATTGGGTACTGAAATACAGAGACCAAAGCCAGAACAAAGTCGTTAAAATACGTGGACGCTTTCCATACTGAATATCCTATAAAAACGACATTTGTCCATCTTTATCACCACTATTTCGGTCCCTTTTTTAGAAAAAAAGTGTCTAAAATATCTTGAAAGTGCTAGAAATGGAAGATAGTTTGACTGATATTCCAAACTTGAACGTCTCTAGCTCTGGAGATCAAGAAGTGGAAGAACAAATTCAAGAAAATGTTGGAGAAGTCAGCGAAGAGAATAAAGATagcaaaggaaaagaagaagGTGGGCTTATTAATCatttaatttccaacataatGAGCCCTAGAGCAGGAGATGAAGAAGTTGAAGAACAAATTCAAGAAAATGTTGGAGAAATCAGTGAAGAGAGAAAAGACAGCAAAGAAGGTGGGATTATTAATAATTTCATTTCCAACTTAATGAGCCCTAGAGCAGGGGATGCTAGCAAcaaaggaaaaaataatttctttgaTGTTAAAGATGAGGATAATAACAAGGAAGATAGAGCTTCTGAGCAAAGTGGTAATAATTATGGCAGTGGAAGTGGAGGGATAATCAACAATTT of Nicotiana tomentosiformis chromosome 7, ASM39032v3, whole genome shotgun sequence contains these proteins:
- the LOC104090777 gene encoding uncharacterized protein isoform X1, with translation MEDSLTDIPNLNVSSSGDQEVEEQIQENVGEVSEENKDSKGKEEGGLINHLISNIMSPRAGDEEVEEQIQENVGEISEERKDSKEGGIINNFISNLMSPRAGDASNKGKNNFFDVKDEDNNKEDRASEQSGNNYGSGSGGIINNFISNIFHPTENAVEINQENSSREGQKGGVVQENETASVLDNIVSHLPTPLADDAVPATDEASILIHSIVHD
- the LOC104090777 gene encoding uncharacterized protein isoform X2; the encoded protein is MEDSLTDIPNLNVSSSGDQEVEEQIQENVGEVSEENKDSKGKEEGGLINHLISNIMSPRAGDEEVEEQIQENVGEISEERKDSKEGGIINNFISNLMSPRAGDASNKGKNNFFDVKDEDNNKEDRASEQSGNNYGSGSGGIINNFISNIFHPTENAVEINQENSSREGQKGGVVQENETASVLDNIVSHLPTPLAGQPTLKQ